DNA from Flavobacteriales bacterium:
TCTATGCCCAGCGATTCCCGGATGCGCCGGTTCCAGGCCAGCAGGTGGATGGAATCCTGAAGGCCATAGCGGAGCAGCCGCTCCTGCTCCTGGCGCATGCGCCGCGTATGCTCGGCGTGTATTTCCCGGGCACGGGCGAGCGTCATGCCGGGCACCTGCAGCCTGAGTTCCATGGCGCGCCGCTCCGCTTCGGCCAGATCGAAGAAGAGGTTGGTCAGCACGGCCGAGGCTGGGGACCAGGGCGTTGAATGCCACGATTCCCTCCCGGAGAAGACCGCGAATGACCGGTGCCTGAGGGCTCCTCCTGCGGTGTCGAGGTCCAGGTAGAGATGCGTGCGGAGGTGCACTGCGGGCTTGCGGCCTGATCCTGGCACCACCACGCGCGGCGACCCGGAGATGTGCAGGCTGTCTATCCGTGCGCCGTCCGACCATATGCGGTAGGGCGGCCTCAAATCGTACTGCTGCTGCCCGATCCCGGCGAACCAGTTGTTGCGGGCCACCTCGTGCTGCTGGATGAAGGCCTCGTCGCTTTCCAGACGTTCAGCAGGGACCGGCAGTTCCTGGCGCTGCCAAAAGGCCGTGTCCACGGGCAGCCAGGCCATGCTGGGATACTCCTCAAGGCCCGTCCTCCAAGGGAAGAGGACAGGCACGAAGCCTTCCCCGGTCTCGAAGGCATGGAGCACGGCGCGTGTGGTGAAACGGTCGGAGATTCCTGGACCGGTGTAGCGCATGGAATAGTCCAGCTCGATGAGTTGGGGCATGGCGGGCGTATCCAGGCTCCAGGTCTGGCGGTACCGGAGGCTCACCGAATCGATGCGGCCGTCCTTGAAGAGGGGCACGAACGGATGCCGCCTGCAGTTTCGGCAGTGAAGCTCAAGCGCATGAACGGCATCGCCCACCGGGTCGAGCCAGAGGTCGAGCCGGAGACCGTTGCCATCGATGGGTTCGGCGCGCAGGTGGTCGCCGTCGTCGGGTCCTGCGCTCGCGGCCACCATGCGCACGGTGTAATGCTGGCGCAGCTGGCGGCCGCTGGTGAAGCTGAGCGGTGAGACGGGCAAGCGGCCGTTTCCGCCGAATGGGTCGAGCAGGAGCAGCGCGCCGGCGGTGTTGAAGTTGATGAAGTGGCGGTCCTCCTTGGGCGCGATGCCGATGCGCCCCTGCTTGATGGCCAGCGAGCGGAGACCGCCGCCACGGTATTGGGCGGTGTAGCAGGCCTGAAGCCGCTCCACGGGCTCGCCGTCGCTGTGGGTCTGCAGGTTGTAGTAGGCCTTGGCCTTGGCCTCAGGCGCGCGCCTTAGCCGGCCAGCCGCCCTTGCCACCCGCTTGTAGAGGTCGGCTTCCGGCCTCACCTCCAGCGCGGCCAGTTCCACGGGGCTGCGGGTGAGCGCGATGCTGGCGCCATGGAGCGCGGCGCTGAACGGCAGCCGAACGGTGCGGTAGCCCACGTAGGAGATGCGCAGGCTGTCACGGCCGGTGCGGAGGGCCAGCGCGAAGGCGCCGTCGGCATTGGTGATGGTGCCGCTGCCCGTGCCGATGATGGCCACGGTGGCGTGCATGAGGGGGGCGCCCGTAGAGGCGTCCACCACGCGGGCGGCGATGCGCTCCTGGGCGCCGGCCAGCAGGGGCCAGGCGGCAATCGGCAGCAGCAGCAGGCGCAGCATGCGCTGAAGGTAGGGCCGTGCTTCGGGCGCCCGCCTCATCTTCGTGGCCGTGCCCGCTGCCCCTTCCCGCCTCAAGGTCGTTCTCGCCTTCACAGCCATCTACCTCATCTGGGGCAGCACCTATTACGGCATCAAGGAGGCGCTCACGGGCTTCCCGCCCTTCATGCTCGGCGGCCTGCGCTTCGCGCTGGCCAGCGCCATCATGTTCGGCATGGCCAGGGTCCAAGGCCTGGCGGTGATCCCTGAGAGCGGCCTGTGGAAGGCGCTGGTGGTGGGCTTCCTGCTGCTCTTCGTCGGCAACGGCGCGGTGGTGTGGGCGCAGCAGACGGTGCCCAGCAGCGTTGCGGCCATCGCCATCGCCGTGGCGCCGCTCTCGTTCACGCTCATCGACAGGCCGCAGTGGGGCGTCAACTTCCGCAGCCCGGCCACGCTCGTGGGCATCGCGGCCGGCATCGCGGGCGTGTGGCTGCTCTTCCGCGAGCGGCTCGGCGCGCAGGTCACGGAGGCGGGCTTCGAGGCCGAGGCCACGGCCATCGCGGTGCTGGCGCTGGGCATCCTCGCGTGGCCGGCCGGCTCGGTGTGGAGCAAGTACAACCCGGTGCGGCTCTCGAACACGGCCAACAGCGCGTGGCAGATGCTCACCGGCGCAGCATGCTTCCTGGCCGTGAGCGCGGCGCGCGGCGAATGGGAGGGCTTCTCCTTCGCCGCGGTGCCCCTGAACGCGTGGATAGCCGAGGCCTACCTGGTGGTGTTCGGCAGCATCATCGGCTTCAGTGCCTACGTGTGGCTGCTGAGCGTAAGGCCAGCCACGCAGGTGAGCACCTATGCCTACGTGAACCCGGTTGTGGCGGTGCTGCTCGGCGTGTCGCTCGGCGACGAGCGGCTCGGGGCGAGCGAGATCATCGGCCTCGGCGTGATCCTCGCCGGCGTGCTGCTGATCAACTGGGCGCGCCGGCGGGGCCAGCGCTGAGCGTTCAGCGGCTGGCCATCTGCTCGAGCTTGGCCTTGTTTCGGATGGCGATGTCGCGCCCGTGCGTCTCGATGAGGCCGTCCTCCTTGAGCTCGGTGAGGCAGCGGATGAGCGATTCCGTGGCGGTGCCCACCACGGTGGCGAGGTCCTCGCGGCTGATGCGCAGGCCCAGGCCCTGGTCCTGGCGGTCGGCGTAGCGCGCCTGGATGCGGAGCAGCGCCTGGGCCACGCGCTGGCGCACGCTCGCATAGGCGAGCTGCAGCAGGTGCTGCTCCTTCTCCTTCACGTCGCGCGCCAGCATCTTGATGAAGCGGATGCTCACGTCGCGGTTGCGGAAGAGCAGGGCCAGCAGGTCCTCGCGCGGCACCAGCGCAACCTCGCAGGGCTCCAGGGTCTCGGCAGCCTCGAGGGCATGCCCGCCCTCGAGCAGGCCCATGTAGCCCACGAAGTCGCCCGGGCCATGGAGACCGGTGACGAACTCCTTCCCGTCATTGTTGATCTTGAAGGTGCGCACCTTGCCGGAGATGAGGTAGGGGATGTAGCGGAGCTCGTCGCCCTCGTGGAAGAGCATCTCCTTCACGGGGAGCTTGCGGGTCTTGCGGTCGCGGCTCAGGTCCTGCAGCGCCTCCATGCCGCGGGCCTGCTCCATGAAGGAGTTGAGGCCCGCCAGGCCATTGTCGAATCCCTTGCGGAAGAGCTCGCTGCGCTTCAGCCGCCCTTCGATGGCGTTGAGCAGCTCGCTCTCCTCGAAGGGCTTGGTGAGGTAATCGTCCGCGCCCAGCTCCATGCCCTTGCGCACGTCGCCGCGCTCGGCCTTCGCGCTGAGGAAGATGAAGGGGAGCTCGGCGGTGGCCGGGTCCTTGCCCAGCAGGTGCAGCACGCTGTAGCCGTCGAGCTCAGGCATCATGATGTCGCAGAGCACCAGATCGGGCTTCTCCTTGCGGGCCAGCTCCACGCCGCGTCGGCCGTTCTCGGCCTTCACCACGCGGTAGTTGGCCAGTTCGAGGATCTCGGCCGTGTTGTCGCGCATATCGGGATCGTCTTCGATCAGGAGGATGGTTCTCATGGGAGTGAGGGTGCGTCGGGGTTCTTGACAGGTGCGTTGGCGATGCGCTGGGGCAGCTCGGCGGAGA
Protein-coding regions in this window:
- a CDS encoding carboxypeptidase-like regulatory domain-containing protein yields the protein MLRLLLLPIAAWPLLAGAQERIAARVVDASTGAPLMHATVAIIGTGSGTITNADGAFALALRTGRDSLRISYVGYRTVRLPFSAALHGASIALTRSPVELAALEVRPEADLYKRVARAAGRLRRAPEAKAKAYYNLQTHSDGEPVERLQACYTAQYRGGGLRSLAIKQGRIGIAPKEDRHFINFNTAGALLLLDPFGGNGRLPVSPLSFTSGRQLRQHYTVRMVAASAGPDDGDHLRAEPIDGNGLRLDLWLDPVGDAVHALELHCRNCRRHPFVPLFKDGRIDSVSLRYRQTWSLDTPAMPQLIELDYSMRYTGPGISDRFTTRAVLHAFETGEGFVPVLFPWRTGLEEYPSMAWLPVDTAFWQRQELPVPAERLESDEAFIQQHEVARNNWFAGIGQQQYDLRPPYRIWSDGARIDSLHISGSPRVVVPGSGRKPAVHLRTHLYLDLDTAGGALRHRSFAVFSGRESWHSTPWSPASAVLTNLFFDLAEAERRAMELRLQVPGMTLARAREIHAEHTRRMRQEQERLLRYGLQDSIHLLAWNRRIRESLGIDNVERLLRFAQPQAPPPFEPAITR
- a CDS encoding EamA family transporter encodes the protein MPAAPSRLKVVLAFTAIYLIWGSTYYGIKEALTGFPPFMLGGLRFALASAIMFGMARVQGLAVIPESGLWKALVVGFLLLFVGNGAVVWAQQTVPSSVAAIAIAVAPLSFTLIDRPQWGVNFRSPATLVGIAAGIAGVWLLFRERLGAQVTEAGFEAEATAIAVLALGILAWPAGSVWSKYNPVRLSNTANSAWQMLTGAACFLAVSAARGEWEGFSFAAVPLNAWIAEAYLVVFGSIIGFSAYVWLLSVRPATQVSTYAYVNPVVAVLLGVSLGDERLGASEIIGLGVILAGVLLINWARRRGQR
- a CDS encoding response regulator, whose amino-acid sequence is MRTILLIEDDPDMRDNTAEILELANYRVVKAENGRRGVELARKEKPDLVLCDIMMPELDGYSVLHLLGKDPATAELPFIFLSAKAERGDVRKGMELGADDYLTKPFEESELLNAIEGRLKRSELFRKGFDNGLAGLNSFMEQARGMEALQDLSRDRKTRKLPVKEMLFHEGDELRYIPYLISGKVRTFKINNDGKEFVTGLHGPGDFVGYMGLLEGGHALEAAETLEPCEVALVPREDLLALLFRNRDVSIRFIKMLARDVKEKEQHLLQLAYASVRQRVAQALLRIQARYADRQDQGLGLRISREDLATVVGTATESLIRCLTELKEDGLIETHGRDIAIRNKAKLEQMASR